From one Variovorax sp. PBL-H6 genomic stretch:
- the hscA gene encoding Fe-S protein assembly chaperone HscA: MALLQISEPGYAPDPHRRRIAVGIDLGTTHSLVAAVRNGVAECLPDAEGRVLLPSAVRYLDKDRRQIGFEALAARAADPSNVITSVKRLMGRGVQDVANREAMAYRLGGDVGMAQVQTAAGSKSPVEVSAEILATLRYRAEDTFDDELYGAVITVPAYFDEGQRQATKDAAQLAGINLLRLISEPTAAAIAYGLDNASEGVYAVYDLGGGTFDISILRLTQGVFEVIATGGDSALGGDDYDHALAALALAQTGFEVRSDADKAALLVASRATKEALSASDATLFSAVLTGGKLEREVSRAQFEAATAGLTARTIAAVRKALRDARLRPADLQGIVLVGGATRMPQIRHAVAEFFGREPLTNLNPDEVVALGAAIQANQLAGNGGTDDLLLLDVIPLSLGIETMGGLVERIVPRNQTIPTAMAQDFTTYQDGQTALALHVVQGERDLVADCRSLARFELRGIPPMTAGAARIRVTFTVDADGLLSVSAKEQGSGVEASVTVKPSYGLSDDQIANMLQDSFSTAQQDMQARALVEARVDADRMLLATQSALDADSDLLDGQSREAIEALMSALRAARSADDAAAIEAATQALADGTEAFAAQRMNAGIARALAGRQIESL, from the coding sequence ATGGCATTGCTGCAGATTTCAGAACCCGGCTACGCGCCCGATCCGCACCGGCGGCGCATTGCAGTCGGTATCGACCTCGGGACCACTCACTCGCTGGTGGCGGCCGTTCGCAACGGCGTCGCCGAGTGCCTGCCCGATGCCGAGGGACGCGTCCTTCTCCCCTCGGCCGTGCGTTACCTCGACAAGGACCGCCGCCAGATCGGCTTCGAGGCGCTGGCCGCGCGCGCGGCCGATCCATCCAATGTCATCACCTCCGTGAAGCGCCTGATGGGCCGCGGTGTGCAGGATGTCGCCAACCGCGAGGCCATGGCCTACCGGCTGGGCGGCGATGTGGGCATGGCCCAGGTGCAGACGGCAGCCGGTTCCAAGTCGCCGGTCGAGGTGAGCGCCGAGATCCTCGCAACCCTGCGCTACCGCGCCGAGGACACCTTCGACGACGAGCTCTACGGTGCCGTGATCACGGTTCCGGCCTACTTTGATGAAGGCCAGCGCCAAGCCACCAAGGACGCGGCCCAGCTCGCCGGCATCAATCTGCTGCGCCTGATCAGCGAGCCGACGGCGGCTGCGATTGCCTACGGCCTCGACAACGCGAGCGAGGGTGTCTATGCGGTTTACGACCTCGGCGGGGGCACCTTCGACATTTCCATCCTGCGGCTGACGCAAGGCGTATTCGAGGTCATTGCCACCGGGGGCGATTCGGCGCTGGGGGGGGACGACTACGACCATGCGCTGGCGGCGCTGGCGCTCGCGCAGACCGGCTTCGAGGTCCGGAGCGATGCGGACAAGGCTGCACTGCTCGTTGCCTCGCGTGCAACGAAGGAAGCCCTCTCCGCCTCGGACGCAACCCTCTTCTCGGCCGTGCTGACTGGCGGCAAGCTGGAGCGGGAGGTCTCGCGTGCGCAGTTCGAAGCCGCGACCGCCGGCCTCACCGCCCGCACCATCGCCGCGGTGCGCAAGGCACTGCGCGACGCCCGACTGCGGCCGGCCGACCTGCAAGGCATCGTGCTGGTCGGCGGCGCCACCCGCATGCCTCAGATCCGGCACGCCGTGGCCGAGTTCTTCGGACGCGAGCCGCTGACCAACCTGAACCCTGACGAGGTCGTCGCGCTCGGCGCCGCGATCCAGGCGAACCAGCTGGCCGGCAATGGCGGCACCGACGATCTGCTCTTGCTGGACGTGATCCCGCTGTCGCTCGGTATCGAGACCATGGGCGGACTGGTCGAGCGCATCGTGCCGCGCAACCAGACCATTCCGACCGCGATGGCGCAGGACTTCACGACCTACCAGGATGGGCAGACTGCGCTGGCGTTGCATGTGGTTCAGGGCGAGCGCGATCTTGTCGCCGATTGCCGGAGTCTCGCGCGCTTCGAGCTGCGCGGCATCCCTCCGATGACCGCGGGGGCCGCGCGCATTCGGGTTACCTTTACCGTCGATGCCGACGGCCTGCTCAGCGTCAGCGCGAAGGAGCAGGGCAGCGGCGTGGAGGCGAGCGTGACGGTCAAGCCTTCCTATGGCCTGTCCGACGATCAGATCGCAAACATGCTCCAAGACAGCTTCTCCACCGCGCAGCAGGACATGCAGGCGCGCGCGCTGGTCGAGGCACGCGTGGACGCCGACCGCATGCTTCTGGCCACGCAGAGCGCGCTCGATGCCGACAGCGACCTGCTCGATGGCCAAAGCCGCGAAGCTATCGAAGCGCTGATGAGCGCTTTGCGGGCCGCACGCTCTGCCGATGACGCGGCCGCCATCGAAGCCGCGACCCAGGCCCTGGCCGACGGCACCGAAGCCTTCGCTGCGCAGCGCATGAATGCGGGCATTGCTCGCGCGCTCGCGGGCCGGCAGATCGAATCCCTCTAG
- the hscB gene encoding Fe-S protein assembly co-chaperone HscB, translating to MNLNDTDFELFAVPASFAQDRTTLDARWKELQREAHPDRFAAQGAAAQRVAMQWSVRVNEAYQRLKDPIKRASYLCALNGHPIDAEKNTAMPPEFLVQQMEWREELDDARDAAAFDKLRAEVDAARAHALSSLDWLIDEKRDHAEAAKQVRALMFIERFAEDIEAKSEPLGQ from the coding sequence ATGAACCTGAACGACACCGATTTCGAACTTTTCGCCGTGCCGGCGAGCTTTGCGCAGGACCGCACCACGCTCGACGCGCGCTGGAAAGAGCTGCAGCGCGAGGCGCATCCCGACCGCTTCGCAGCCCAGGGTGCTGCGGCGCAGCGTGTAGCCATGCAGTGGTCGGTGCGCGTCAATGAGGCCTACCAGCGGCTCAAGGACCCGATCAAGCGGGCGAGCTACCTGTGCGCGCTGAACGGCCACCCCATCGATGCCGAGAAGAACACAGCGATGCCACCCGAGTTCCTGGTGCAGCAGATGGAATGGCGCGAGGAGCTCGACGACGCCCGGGACGCCGCTGCTTTCGACAAGCTCCGCGCGGAGGTGGATGCCGCACGCGCCCATGCCCTCTCCTCGCTGGACTGGTTGATCGACGAAAAGCGCGACCATGCTGAGGCCGCGAAGCAGGTGAGAGCCCTCATGTTCATCGAGCGCTTTGCCGAGGACATCGAGGCCAAGTCCGAACCGTTGGGACAATAG
- the iscA gene encoding iron-sulfur cluster assembly protein IscA has protein sequence MAVTLTEAAARHVTRYLGKRGKGVGVRLGVKTTGCSGLAYKLEYVDEMAPEDVVFEDHGVKVLVDPKSLAYIDGTQLDFVREGLNEGFKFINPNERDRCGCGESFRI, from the coding sequence ATGGCTGTGACCCTGACCGAAGCTGCCGCGCGCCACGTCACCCGCTACCTCGGCAAGCGAGGCAAGGGCGTGGGCGTGCGGCTGGGCGTCAAGACCACGGGCTGCTCGGGCCTGGCCTACAAGCTCGAGTACGTGGACGAGATGGCGCCCGAGGACGTGGTCTTCGAGGACCACGGCGTGAAAGTGCTGGTCGACCCCAAGAGCCTTGCCTACATCGACGGCACGCAGCTCGACTTCGTGCGCGAGGGGCTGAACGAGGGTTTCAAGTTCATCAACCCGAACGAGCGCGACCGCTGCGGCTGCGGCGAAAGCTTCCGGATCTGA
- the iscU gene encoding Fe-S cluster assembly scaffold IscU produces the protein MAYSSKVIDHYENPRNVGSFEKGDDSVGTGMVGAPACGDVMKLQIKVNPETGVIEDARFKTYGCGSAIASSSLVTEWVKGKTLDEAAALKNAQIAEELALPPVKIHCSILAEDAIKAAVTDYKAKRGAAVGTTTEAAN, from the coding sequence ATGGCATATTCATCCAAGGTCATTGACCACTATGAGAACCCCCGCAACGTCGGCTCCTTCGAAAAGGGCGATGATTCCGTGGGCACGGGCATGGTCGGCGCACCGGCGTGCGGCGATGTCATGAAGCTGCAGATCAAGGTCAACCCCGAGACGGGCGTCATCGAAGACGCGCGCTTCAAGACCTACGGTTGCGGCTCGGCGATCGCTTCTTCCTCGCTGGTGACCGAGTGGGTCAAGGGCAAGACGCTCGACGAGGCGGCCGCGCTCAAGAACGCGCAAATCGCCGAGGAACTGGCGCTGCCTCCGGTCAAGATCCATTGCTCGATCCTGGCGGAAGACGCTATCAAGGCCGCGGTCACCGACTACAAGGCCAAGCGCGGCGCAGCCGTCGGTACGACGACGGAAGCCGCAAACTGA
- a CDS encoding IscS subfamily cysteine desulfurase translates to MDVTPHFPIYLDYGATTPVDPRVVDAMIPWLREHFGNPASRSHAWGWEAEEAVEKARTEVADLIGADPREIVWTSGATESNNLALKGAAHFYKGKGKHLITVKTEHKAVLDTMRELERQGFEVTYMDVQENGLLDLDAFKAAIRPDTILASVMFVNNEIGVIQDVVALGTICREKGVIFHVDAAQATGKVEIDVKALPIDLMSLASHKTYGPKGIGALYVRRKPRIRLEAQMHGGGHERGMRSGTLPTHQIVGMGEAFRIAKLEMEQDIAKARALQQRLLDGLKDVEQVFINGDLEHRVPHNLNMSFNYVEGESLIMGIKGLAVSSGSACTSASLEPSYVLRALGRSDELAHSSLRMTIGRFTTEEEIDYAVSTIKHNVAKLRELSPLWEMFKDGIDISAIQWSAH, encoded by the coding sequence ATGGATGTCACTCCCCATTTCCCGATCTATCTCGACTACGGCGCCACAACGCCGGTCGATCCGCGCGTTGTCGACGCGATGATTCCGTGGCTGCGCGAGCACTTCGGCAATCCGGCGTCACGCAGCCACGCCTGGGGCTGGGAAGCGGAGGAGGCGGTGGAGAAAGCGCGCACCGAGGTGGCCGACCTGATCGGCGCCGATCCGCGCGAGATCGTCTGGACCTCAGGCGCCACCGAGTCGAACAACCTGGCGCTCAAGGGCGCAGCCCATTTCTACAAAGGCAAGGGCAAGCACCTGATCACGGTCAAGACCGAGCACAAGGCGGTGCTCGACACCATGCGCGAGCTCGAGCGCCAGGGCTTCGAGGTGACCTACATGGACGTGCAGGAAAACGGCTTGCTCGATCTGGACGCCTTCAAGGCCGCGATCCGTCCCGACACCATCCTGGCGAGCGTGATGTTCGTGAACAACGAGATCGGCGTCATCCAGGACGTTGTGGCATTGGGAACGATCTGCCGGGAAAAGGGCGTGATCTTCCACGTCGACGCGGCGCAGGCCACCGGCAAGGTCGAGATCGATGTCAAGGCGCTGCCGATCGATCTCATGAGCCTGGCTTCGCACAAGACCTACGGCCCCAAGGGCATTGGTGCCCTGTACGTGCGCCGAAAGCCGCGCATTCGGCTGGAAGCGCAGATGCACGGTGGTGGCCACGAGCGCGGCATGCGCTCCGGCACCTTGCCGACACACCAGATCGTCGGCATGGGCGAGGCGTTCCGCATTGCCAAGCTCGAGATGGAGCAGGACATCGCCAAGGCGCGCGCGCTGCAGCAGCGCCTGCTCGACGGCCTCAAGGACGTCGAGCAAGTCTTCATCAACGGCGACCTCGAGCACCGCGTCCCGCACAACCTCAACATGAGCTTCAACTATGTCGAGGGCGAGTCGCTGATCATGGGCATCAAGGGCCTTGCGGTGTCCAGCGGCTCGGCCTGCACCTCGGCCAGCCTGGAGCCCAGCTATGTGCTGCGCGCGCTTGGTCGCAGCGATGAGCTCGCGCACAGCAGCCTGCGCATGACCATTGGCCGCTTCACCACCGAGGAAGAGATCGATTACGCGGTCTCGACCATCAAGCACAACGTCGCCAAGCTCCGCGAACTGAGCCCGCTGTGGGAGATGTTCAAGGACGGCATCGACATCAGCGCGATCCAGTGGTCGGCGCATTGA
- the iscR gene encoding Fe-S cluster assembly transcriptional regulator IscR, translating to MRLTTKGRFAVTAMIDLALRQNTGPVTLAAISQRQQISLSYLEQLFGKLRRHELVESTRGPGGGYSLGRKASEITVADIIVSVDEPIDATQCGGKENCLGEAGRCMTHELWASLNQRMVEFLDSVTLQKLVDDQIAKGVQIENKPAVKRAISSQPVVKPIRVNAPNSVFALGNAFAKS from the coding sequence ATGCGTCTCACAACCAAAGGCCGTTTTGCGGTCACAGCCATGATCGATCTGGCGTTGCGCCAGAATACCGGCCCGGTCACCCTGGCCGCAATCAGCCAGCGTCAGCAGATCTCCCTGTCGTACCTCGAGCAGCTCTTCGGCAAGCTTCGGCGGCACGAGCTGGTCGAGTCGACTCGTGGCCCCGGGGGTGGTTATTCGCTGGGTCGCAAGGCATCGGAAATCACGGTGGCCGACATCATTGTTTCCGTCGATGAGCCCATCGACGCGACGCAATGCGGCGGCAAGGAAAACTGCCTGGGCGAGGCTGGCCGTTGCATGACCCACGAGCTCTGGGCTTCGTTGAACCAGCGGATGGTCGAGTTCCTGGATTCCGTCACCTTGCAAAAGCTGGTCGACGACCAGATCGCAAAGGGCGTGCAGATCGAGAACAAGCCGGCCGTCAAGCGGGCGATCTCGAGCCAGCCGGTGGTGAAGCCGATCCGGGTCAACGCGCCCAATTCGGTGTTCGCCCTCGGCAACGCCTTCGCCAAGTCCTGA
- the uvrB gene encoding excinuclease ABC subunit UvrB has protein sequence MPEITEVIPDRPAAEPVGPVKPGEFIHFPDSPFELYQPYPPAGDQPGAIEGLVEGVRDGEVYQTLLGVTGSGKTFTMANVIARLGRPAIVFAPNKTLAAQLYSEFREFFPKNAVEYFVSYYDYYQPEAYVPQRDLFIEKDSSINEHIEQMRLSATKSVLERRDTVIVATVSAIYGIGTPEDYTQMRFIMRTGDKIGQRDVISRLIRMQYTRNEQDFARGTFRVRGDTIDVFPAEHSELAIRIELFDDEIETLQLFDPLTGRIRQKIPRFTVYPSSHYVTPRDKVLTAVETIKIELDQRLKELVAAGKLVEAQRLEQRTRFDLEMLAEIGHCKGIENYTRHLSGAAPGEPPATLTDYLPKDAIMFLDESHQMIGQLGGMYNGDRARKTTLVEYGFRLPSALDNRPLKFDEFETRMRQCIFVSATPAQYEMDHAGNVVEQLVRPTGLIDPEVEVRPATHQVDDVLQEIRLRVEKNERVLITTLTKRMAEQLTDYLGDNGVKVRYLHSDIDTVERVEILRDLRLGTFDVLVGINLLREGLDIPEVSLVAILDADKEGFLRAERSLIQTIGRAARNLNGKAILYADRMTESMKKAIGETERRRARQIAYNQAHGITPRSIVKQVRDLIDGVYSEKAGKEAAKLDLERAKVEDMSEKDMAREIKRLEKLMLEHARNLEFEKAARVRDQLAQLREQAFGAPGKDNVAP, from the coding sequence ATGCCTGAAATCACCGAAGTCATTCCGGATCGCCCCGCGGCCGAGCCCGTCGGCCCCGTCAAGCCCGGCGAATTCATCCACTTCCCGGATTCGCCCTTCGAGCTCTACCAGCCCTATCCGCCCGCCGGGGACCAGCCCGGCGCGATCGAAGGCCTGGTCGAGGGCGTTCGCGACGGCGAGGTTTACCAGACCCTGCTGGGTGTCACCGGCTCGGGCAAGACCTTCACCATGGCCAACGTGATCGCCCGGCTAGGCCGCCCGGCCATCGTGTTCGCGCCCAACAAGACGCTGGCTGCGCAGCTCTACAGCGAGTTTCGCGAGTTCTTCCCGAAGAATGCGGTCGAGTACTTCGTGAGCTACTACGACTACTACCAGCCCGAGGCCTACGTGCCTCAACGCGACCTGTTCATCGAGAAGGACAGTTCGATCAATGAGCACATCGAGCAGATGCGCCTGTCGGCGACCAAGAGCGTGCTGGAGCGCCGGGACACGGTGATCGTCGCGACGGTGAGCGCGATCTACGGCATCGGCACGCCCGAGGACTACACCCAGATGCGCTTCATCATGCGCACGGGCGACAAGATCGGCCAGCGCGACGTGATCTCGCGACTGATCCGCATGCAGTACACACGCAATGAGCAAGACTTTGCGCGCGGCACTTTCCGGGTGCGGGGGGACACGATCGACGTGTTTCCGGCCGAGCACAGCGAATTGGCTATCCGCATCGAGCTTTTCGACGACGAGATCGAGACGTTGCAGCTTTTCGATCCGCTGACTGGGCGCATCCGGCAGAAGATCCCGCGCTTCACCGTCTATCCGTCGAGCCACTATGTGACGCCGCGGGACAAGGTGCTGACTGCCGTCGAAACCATCAAGATCGAGCTTGACCAGCGGCTCAAGGAGCTGGTGGCCGCGGGCAAGCTGGTCGAGGCCCAGCGACTCGAGCAGCGGACCCGGTTCGACCTCGAGATGCTGGCCGAGATCGGCCACTGCAAGGGTATTGAGAACTACACCCGCCATCTCTCCGGAGCGGCACCGGGCGAGCCGCCAGCCACGCTGACCGACTACCTGCCGAAGGACGCGATCATGTTCCTCGACGAGAGCCACCAGATGATCGGTCAGCTGGGCGGCATGTACAACGGCGATCGGGCCCGCAAGACCACGCTGGTCGAGTACGGCTTTCGTCTGCCCTCGGCACTGGACAATCGGCCGCTCAAGTTCGACGAGTTCGAGACCCGCATGCGCCAGTGCATCTTTGTGTCCGCGACGCCGGCGCAGTACGAGATGGACCATGCCGGCAATGTTGTCGAGCAACTGGTGCGGCCGACCGGCCTGATCGACCCGGAAGTCGAGGTCCGTCCCGCCACCCACCAGGTGGACGACGTGCTGCAGGAGATCAGGCTGCGCGTCGAGAAAAACGAGCGCGTGTTGATCACGACCCTGACCAAACGAATGGCCGAGCAGCTGACCGACTACCTGGGCGACAACGGCGTCAAGGTGCGTTACCTGCACAGCGACATCGATACGGTCGAGCGCGTCGAGATCCTGCGCGATCTGCGGCTCGGTACCTTCGACGTGCTCGTCGGCATCAATCTCCTGCGGGAAGGCCTGGACATTCCCGAGGTTTCGCTGGTCGCAATCCTCGATGCTGACAAGGAGGGCTTTCTACGCGCAGAGCGCTCGCTGATCCAGACCATCGGCCGCGCGGCACGCAACCTGAACGGCAAGGCCATCCTCTACGCCGACCGCATGACCGAGTCGATGAAAAAGGCAATCGGCGAGACCGAGCGGCGCCGTGCGCGGCAGATCGCCTACAACCAGGCGCACGGCATCACGCCGCGCAGCATCGTCAAGCAGGTGCGCGACCTGATCGACGGGGTGTACAGCGAGAAAGCGGGCAAGGAGGCCGCCAAGCTCGACCTTGAGCGCGCCAAGGTCGAGGACATGTCGGAAAAGGACATGGCCCGCGAGATCAAGCGGCTGGAAAAGCTGATGCTCGAACATGCGCGCAATCTCGAGTTCGAGAAGGCGGCGAGGGTACGCGATCAGCTGGCGCAGCTGAGGGAGCAGGCATTCGGTGCCCCCGGCAAGGACAACGTTGCTCCTTGA
- a CDS encoding amino acid aminotransferase — protein MSMFTAVEMAPRDPILGLNEQFAADSNPNKVNLGVGVYYDDNGKLPLLRCVQAVEEDMIKAPKARGYLPIDGIAAYDEAVKGLVFGAGSEPVKSGRVATIQGIGGTGGLKVGADFLRKLNPESKVLISNPSWENHRALFTSAGFIVEEYPYYDAAKRGIDFDGMLSALNAAPAGTIVVLHACCHNPTGYDIRADQWDQVVTAVKEKQLVAFLDMAYQGFGYGIQEDGAAIGKFVGAGLNFFVSTSFSKSFSLYGERVGALSVLCESKEEASRVLSQLKIAIRTNYSNPPTHGGAVVATVLGTPELRTLWEKELGEMRDRIKLMRHKLVDGLAAAGVKQDMHFITDQIGMFSYSGLSKDQMVRLRQEFGVYGTDTGRMCVAALNSKNIDYVCQSIAKVL, from the coding sequence ATGTCAATGTTCACCGCCGTCGAGATGGCGCCGCGCGACCCGATCCTCGGTCTCAACGAGCAGTTCGCCGCCGACAGCAATCCCAACAAGGTCAACCTCGGTGTTGGCGTCTATTACGACGACAACGGCAAACTCCCCCTGCTTCGCTGCGTGCAGGCGGTCGAGGAGGACATGATCAAGGCACCCAAGGCGCGCGGCTACCTGCCCATCGACGGCATTGCCGCCTACGACGAAGCGGTGAAGGGTTTGGTCTTCGGCGCCGGCAGCGAACCCGTCAAGTCCGGCAGAGTGGCCACGATCCAGGGCATCGGCGGCACCGGCGGCCTGAAGGTCGGCGCCGACTTTCTCAGAAAGCTCAACCCCGAGTCCAAGGTGCTGATCAGCAACCCGAGCTGGGAGAACCACCGCGCCCTCTTCACCAGCGCTGGCTTCATTGTCGAGGAGTACCCGTACTACGACGCCGCCAAGCGTGGCATCGACTTCGACGGCATGCTGAGCGCGCTGAACGCCGCCCCGGCCGGAACCATCGTCGTGCTGCACGCCTGCTGCCATAACCCGACGGGTTACGACATCCGCGCCGACCAGTGGGACCAGGTGGTTACCGCGGTCAAGGAAAAGCAGCTGGTCGCCTTCCTGGACATGGCCTACCAGGGCTTCGGCTATGGCATCCAGGAAGACGGGGCCGCGATCGGCAAGTTCGTCGGCGCCGGCCTGAACTTTTTCGTCTCTACTTCGTTCTCCAAGAGCTTCAGCCTCTACGGTGAGCGCGTGGGTGCCCTATCCGTCCTCTGCGAGAGCAAGGAAGAAGCGAGCCGCGTGCTGAGCCAGCTCAAGATTGCGATTCGCACCAACTACAGCAACCCGCCCACGCACGGCGGCGCCGTGGTTGCAACCGTGCTGGGCACGCCAGAGCTGCGCACCCTTTGGGAGAAGGAGCTCGGGGAGATGCGCGACCGCATCAAGCTGATGCGCCACAAGCTGGTCGATGGCCTGGCTGCTGCCGGCGTGAAGCAAGACATGCACTTCATCACCGACCAGATCGGCATGTTCAGCTATTCCGGCCTGAGCAAAGACCAGATGGTGCGCCTGCGCCAGGAGTTCGGCGTATACGGCACCGATACCGGCCGCATGTGCGTCGCCGCGCTCAACAGCAAGAACATCGACTACGTCTGCCAGAGCATCGCGAAGGTGCTGTGA
- a CDS encoding polyhydroxyalkanoate depolymerase, producing MLYHLYEAQRSLMEPFADFAQAASKLYGQGGVFGQIPLAQRMAAGYDLLYRLGKDYEKPEFDIKTVQVDGDNVVIQEVVEIDKPFCQLRRFKRFTDDPKTLQTLKAQPVVLIVAPLSGHYATLLRDTVRTMLQDHKVYITDWVNARLVPMSEGEFRLDDYVNYIEEFVRHLQAEYGNCHVISVCQPTVPVLAAVSLMASRSEKVPLSLTMMGGPIDARKSPTAVNNLAMNKSYEWFENNVIYRVPEGFPGVGRRVYPGFLQHTGFVAMNPDRHASSHYDYFKDLIKGDDASAEAHRKFYDEYNAVLDMDADYYLDTIRTVFQDFDLVNGTWAVKSPAGTPELVRPQDIHSTGVLTVEGELDDISGAGQTRAAHDLCTGVPPEHQRHYEVKGAGHYGIFSGRRWRDKVYPEVKTFIAAHDKPQKRAGLPTVSAEDTIKAPAVKKIRAAAAAKKPAVARKSAPARRARGSAR from the coding sequence ATGCTCTACCACCTTTACGAAGCACAGCGCTCCCTCATGGAGCCCTTCGCCGATTTCGCGCAAGCTGCTTCCAAACTCTACGGCCAAGGCGGCGTGTTCGGCCAGATCCCGTTGGCGCAGCGCATGGCGGCCGGCTACGACCTGCTCTATCGACTGGGCAAGGACTACGAAAAGCCCGAATTCGACATCAAGACGGTGCAAGTCGATGGCGACAACGTGGTCATCCAGGAAGTTGTCGAGATCGACAAGCCCTTCTGCCAGTTGCGCCGCTTCAAGCGCTTCACCGACGATCCCAAGACCCTGCAGACGCTCAAGGCCCAACCCGTTGTCCTGATCGTGGCGCCACTGTCCGGCCACTACGCCACGCTGCTGCGCGACACGGTGCGCACCATGCTGCAGGACCACAAGGTCTACATCACCGACTGGGTCAACGCCCGCCTCGTGCCGATGTCCGAGGGCGAGTTTCGCCTCGACGACTACGTCAACTACATCGAGGAGTTCGTCCGCCACCTGCAGGCCGAGTACGGCAACTGCCATGTGATCAGCGTCTGCCAGCCTACTGTGCCCGTGCTGGCGGCGGTATCGCTGATGGCCAGCCGCAGCGAGAAGGTGCCTTTGTCGCTGACCATGATGGGCGGCCCCATCGATGCTCGCAAGTCGCCCACCGCGGTCAACAACCTGGCGATGAACAAGAGCTACGAGTGGTTCGAAAACAACGTGATCTACCGCGTGCCGGAGGGGTTCCCGGGCGTGGGCCGGCGGGTATACCCCGGCTTCTTGCAGCACACGGGCTTCGTGGCGATGAATCCGGACCGTCACGCAAGCAGCCACTACGACTACTTCAAGGACCTGATCAAGGGCGATGACGCCAGCGCCGAGGCCCATCGCAAGTTCTACGACGAGTACAACGCCGTGCTCGACATGGATGCAGACTATTACCTGGACACCATCCGCACAGTGTTCCAGGACTTCGACCTCGTCAACGGCACCTGGGCGGTCAAGAGCCCCGCTGGCACGCCCGAGCTCGTTCGTCCGCAGGACATTCATTCGACTGGTGTGCTCACGGTCGAGGGCGAGTTGGACGACATCTCAGGCGCAGGCCAGACACGCGCCGCGCACGATCTGTGCACGGGTGTCCCGCCAGAACACCAGCGGCACTACGAGGTCAAGGGCGCGGGCCATTACGGCATCTTCAGCGGGCGTCGCTGGCGCGACAAGGTCTACCCGGAAGTGAAGACCTTCATCGCCGCCCATGACAAGCCCCAGAAGCGGGCGGGGCTGCCCACCGTATCGGCCGAAGACACGATCAAGGCCCCTGCTGTCAAGAAGATCAGGGCCGCCGCCGCCGCGAAGAAGCCCGCCGTCGCGCGGAAGTCCGCGCCGGCCCGTCGCGCACGCGGCTCTGCGCGGTAG
- a CDS encoding RnfABCDGE type electron transport complex subunit B: protein MNALARRILDALPQTQCTRCGYPDCAGYAEAISADEAGIQQCPPGGAEGVARLSRLTGQPVRPIGPQFGIEGPRMMAVIDEAWCIGCTLCLEACPTDAILGIHKRMHTVIEAHCTGCELCVPVCPVDCISLEVATPGKSGWQAWSQAQADEARIRYEAHRRRQGKDDEPSAASPPEAAAPDRKRAIVEAALARARAAAASRTDPKARP from the coding sequence GTGAACGCGCTGGCCCGGCGCATCCTGGACGCGCTGCCGCAGACGCAGTGCACACGCTGCGGCTATCCCGATTGCGCCGGTTACGCCGAGGCGATCTCTGCCGACGAGGCCGGCATTCAGCAATGTCCGCCGGGCGGCGCCGAAGGGGTGGCGCGCCTGTCGCGCCTGACCGGCCAACCGGTGCGGCCCATCGGCCCGCAGTTCGGCATCGAAGGCCCCCGCATGATGGCGGTGATCGACGAGGCCTGGTGCATTGGGTGCACGCTGTGCCTCGAAGCCTGCCCGACCGACGCGATCCTCGGCATCCACAAGCGCATGCACACCGTCATCGAGGCCCACTGCACTGGTTGCGAACTCTGCGTTCCTGTCTGCCCCGTGGATTGCATCTCGCTCGAAGTGGCCACGCCGGGGAAGAGCGGCTGGCAAGCCTGGTCGCAGGCGCAGGCCGACGAGGCGCGCATCCGCTATGAGGCGCATCGACGCCGACAAGGCAAAGACGACGAGCCGTCTGCAGCCTCGCCGCCCGAGGCCGCTGCGCCCGATCGCAAACGGGCGATCGTCGAAGCGGCGTTGGCGCGCGCACGTGCCGCCGCCGCGTCACGCACCGATCCGAAGGCACGCCCATGA